A stretch of the Chlorobiota bacterium genome encodes the following:
- a CDS encoding DUF1446 domain-containing protein — protein MSKTIRIASGQGFWGDLLTAPFDQVSKGKIDYMMMDYLAEVTMSIVQKQKLKNPKLGYAKDLVSTIETILPLLKSQGAKLITNGGGVNVWGCAEAIAEVAKKLGISIKIGVITGDDILDDIDNLILEGAELKNMESGETIETVRDRILSANVYIGAVPIVKALEMGADVIVSGRTTDTGLTLAPMIYEFGWDFNDWDKLACGTVAGHIIECGGQASGGNYMEDWENVPDLANIGFPIIEAHEDGTFYVTKHDGTGGKVSRGTVAEQCLYEIGDPKNYITPDVIADFSTINLLDEGNNRVKVFGIKGRENTQFYKVSMSYSDGFSAFASLTYSWPNAIKKAKAADAILRQRLENLGLKFDEVLTEYIGYNACHGALSENANPDPEEVMMRIGVRGQDYKSIERFGKEIAPLILTGPPNVTGFAGGRPKPSDVVAYYPALIKKEFIDSRLKVEILSV, from the coding sequence ATGAGTAAAACAATTCGCATAGCTTCTGGCCAGGGATTTTGGGGCGACCTCCTAACAGCTCCATTTGATCAAGTTTCTAAGGGTAAAATAGATTATATGATGATGGATTATTTGGCTGAAGTTACAATGTCTATTGTTCAAAAACAAAAGTTAAAAAATCCGAAATTAGGATATGCAAAAGATTTAGTTTCAACTATTGAAACTATTTTACCACTCTTAAAATCTCAAGGTGCTAAGCTAATTACAAACGGTGGTGGAGTAAATGTATGGGGCTGTGCTGAAGCAATTGCTGAGGTTGCAAAAAAACTTGGCATTAGCATTAAAATTGGAGTTATAACTGGAGATGATATTTTAGATGATATTGACAATTTGATATTAGAAGGAGCAGAATTGAAGAATATGGAATCTGGTGAAACAATTGAGACTGTAAGAGACAGAATTTTATCTGCTAATGTTTATATAGGTGCTGTTCCAATTGTTAAAGCCCTTGAAATGGGTGCCGATGTAATTGTTTCTGGAAGAACTACCGACACTGGTTTAACTTTAGCTCCAATGATATATGAATTTGGTTGGGATTTTAATGATTGGGATAAACTTGCTTGCGGAACTGTTGCAGGTCATATAATTGAATGTGGTGGACAAGCTTCTGGAGGTAATTATATGGAGGATTGGGAAAATGTTCCTGATTTGGCAAACATTGGCTTCCCTATTATTGAAGCCCATGAAGATGGTACTTTTTATGTTACAAAACATGATGGAACTGGAGGAAAGGTATCTCGTGGAACTGTTGCAGAGCAATGCTTATATGAAATTGGAGATCCTAAAAATTATATTACACCAGATGTTATTGCAGATTTTTCTACAATTAATTTGCTAGATGAAGGAAATAATAGAGTAAAAGTGTTTGGCATTAAAGGGAGAGAAAATACTCAATTTTATAAAGTTTCAATGAGTTATTCAGATGGGTTTTCTGCATTTGCATCTTTAACTTATTCATGGCCCAATGCAATTAAAAAAGCTAAAGCTGCTGATGCAATTTTAAGACAAAGACTTGAAAATTTGGGGCTGAAATTTGATGAGGTTTTAACTGAGTATATTGGCTACAATGCTTGCCATGGAGCTTTATCTGAAAATGCAAACCCTGACCCAGAAGAAGTTATGATGAGGATTGGAGTTAGAGGTCAAGATTACAAATCTATTGAAAGATTCGGAAAAGAAATTGCTCCATTAATATTAACTGGTCCACCTAATGTTACTGGCTTTGCTGGTGGCAGACCCAAACCATCGGATGTTGTTGCTTATTACCCAGCTTTAATTAAAAAAGAGTTTATTGACTCAAGATTAAAAGTAGAAATACTAAGTGTTTAA
- the tnpA gene encoding IS200/IS605 family transposase: MPHSFNKIWIHAIWSTKERMPLIHSSVENKIHQFITEQFREQGCPVRIINGMPDHMHCLFMLSPQKSIADIIKQIKGSSSHYINQNNLIDDKFAWQTGYAAYSVSESVVEKVYEYIKNQKQHHAKKTFQQEYDEFIKLYGFENK; the protein is encoded by the coding sequence ATGCCACATTCATTCAACAAAATTTGGATACACGCCATCTGGTCAACCAAAGAACGAATGCCTTTAATACATTCATCGGTTGAAAATAAAATTCATCAATTTATTACTGAGCAATTTCGTGAGCAAGGTTGTCCTGTAAGAATCATCAATGGTATGCCTGACCACATGCATTGTTTGTTTATGCTAAGCCCGCAAAAATCTATTGCAGATATAATAAAACAGATTAAGGGTAGTAGCTCTCACTATATAAATCAAAACAATCTTATCGATGATAAATTTGCTTGGCAAACAGGATATGCAGCATATTCTGTTTCCGAATCAGTCGTTGAAAAAGTATATGAATATATAAAAAACCAAAAGCAACATCATGCCAAGAAAACATTTCAGCAGGAATATGATGAGTTTATAAAATTATATGGATTTGAAAATAAATGA
- the tnpA gene encoding IS200/IS605 family transposase translates to MPHSFNKIWIHAIWSSKERMPLIHSSVENKIHQFITEQFREQGCPVRIINGMPDHMHCLFMLSPQKSIADIIKQIKGSSSHYINQNNLIDDKFAWQTGYAAYSVSESVVEKVYEYIKNQKQHHAKKTFQQEYDEFIKIYGFENK, encoded by the coding sequence ATGCCACATTCATTCAACAAAATTTGGATACACGCCATCTGGTCATCCAAAGAACGAATGCCTTTAATACATTCATCGGTTGAAAATAAAATTCATCAATTTATTACTGAGCAATTTCGTGAGCAAGGTTGTCCTGTAAGAATCATCAATGGTATGCCTGACCACATGCATTGTTTGTTTATGCTAAGCCCGCAAAAATCTATTGCAGATATAATAAAACAGATTAAGGGTAGTAGCTCTCACTATATAAATCAAAACAATCTTATCGATGATAAATTTGCTTGGCAAACAGGATATGCAGCATATTCTGTTTCCGAATCAGTCGTTGAAAAAGTATATGAATATATAAAAAACCAAAAGCAACATCATGCCAAGAAAACATTTCAGCAGGAATATGATGAGTTTATAAAAATATATGGATTTGAAAATAAATGA
- a CDS encoding Omp28-related outer membrane protein encodes MKKKLSSIELFVLVVTFTFNYSITFSQTPRMVLMEEATNASCGPCAAQNPTYEAWLNRSDIQKNVIPLCYRSKYPGKDVMNAANPTMHNARVDYYSDPIKNIPYNITGVPTSICNGKIPKGNGYPGAPSDVKTFTDKINQTPKFSPITISINEVRILDSSKVTVRVKSTEKLSSKVLQIAVVEGHHYYESAGGNGEKDFYHIVRSMLPTHEGTIINLNLNEEAVINQSYSISKTWNKDEIYIVAFIQDNDSREVLQAASNQGSFEIKMDDKFTKLLEPNKLNSNWNLNLTPTNPGNYKYEINSSLPQGWTSAIKLNNNVVIDSGYIDTKSGNQFNFDVNFSLTPNAKIGKGLISILVTGTNATRYIFNFKLYSSSADVVVLSHDEGLPEILDSYMEGLNDTKYSYLPIDKEDENLVDKNNFKVVLFQSGKSIIDSLDVSYLKNLMDTKSKLLIAGAEISWGLVDTGSANRGYFQDNSFVRNYLHANYIGDTGPSFNINGKSNDPISNGMSFAINKGVPNQDTPDEIKALNEAKPIFFYGSENNNRQAGLRYADQNKYRLVYLGFGLEGISDLNKRTSVLQKSIDWLLSNETTTSVDLNNELKNSITLIGPNPANDIVAFDLKLQNNSVIDVQVLNSIGEIVKMLPSKNYSKGVHNLIIDVNNLNSGVYSVNFQIGNKNINEHFVINK; translated from the coding sequence ATGAAAAAAAAACTAAGTTCAATTGAATTGTTTGTATTAGTTGTTACTTTTACATTCAATTATTCAATCACTTTTTCACAAACACCTAGAATGGTTTTGATGGAAGAAGCAACAAATGCAAGTTGTGGTCCGTGTGCTGCACAAAACCCTACTTATGAAGCTTGGTTAAATAGAAGTGATATCCAAAAGAATGTTATTCCACTTTGTTATAGATCTAAGTATCCAGGTAAAGATGTTATGAATGCGGCAAACCCAACAATGCACAATGCTAGAGTTGATTATTATTCAGATCCAATTAAAAATATTCCTTACAATATTACTGGTGTTCCAACTTCAATTTGTAATGGCAAAATTCCAAAAGGAAATGGATACCCAGGTGCGCCTTCTGATGTTAAAACTTTTACTGATAAAATAAATCAAACTCCAAAATTCTCTCCAATTACCATATCTATAAATGAAGTAAGAATTTTAGACTCTTCTAAAGTTACTGTTCGAGTTAAAAGTACTGAAAAATTAAGTTCTAAAGTTCTTCAAATTGCTGTTGTTGAAGGTCATCATTATTATGAAAGTGCAGGTGGAAATGGTGAAAAAGATTTTTACCATATAGTTAGAAGCATGCTTCCAACCCATGAAGGAACTATTATTAATCTAAATCTAAATGAGGAAGCTGTTATAAACCAAAGTTATTCAATTAGTAAAACTTGGAATAAAGATGAAATTTATATAGTTGCTTTTATTCAAGATAATGATTCTAGAGAAGTATTGCAAGCCGCATCAAATCAAGGTTCTTTTGAAATTAAAATGGATGATAAGTTTACTAAATTGCTTGAACCAAATAAATTAAACTCAAATTGGAATTTAAATTTAACTCCCACAAATCCTGGAAATTATAAATATGAAATAAATAGTTCATTACCTCAAGGATGGACTAGTGCCATTAAGTTAAACAATAATGTTGTTATTGATTCTGGTTACATTGATACAAAATCTGGTAATCAATTTAATTTTGATGTTAATTTCTCATTAACTCCAAATGCAAAAATTGGAAAAGGTTTAATTTCAATACTTGTTACTGGTACTAATGCAACTAGATATATATTCAATTTCAAACTTTATTCTTCTTCTGCTGATGTTGTGGTTCTAAGCCATGATGAAGGTCTACCTGAAATATTAGATTCTTATATGGAAGGCTTAAATGATACAAAATATTCTTACCTCCCAATTGATAAAGAAGATGAAAATTTGGTTGATAAAAATAATTTTAAAGTTGTTTTATTTCAATCAGGAAAATCAATAATTGACTCTTTAGATGTTTCATATTTAAAGAACTTAATGGATACCAAATCTAAATTATTAATTGCTGGTGCTGAAATTTCATGGGGATTAGTTGATACTGGTTCTGCTAACCGAGGTTATTTCCAAGACAATTCTTTTGTTAGAAATTATTTGCATGCAAATTATATTGGTGATACCGGACCTTCATTTAATATCAATGGGAAAAGTAATGATCCTATTTCAAATGGAATGTCATTTGCAATTAATAAAGGTGTACCGAATCAGGATACTCCAGACGAAATAAAAGCCCTAAACGAAGCTAAACCTATATTCTTCTATGGAAGTGAAAACAACAATCGTCAGGCGGGATTAAGATATGCAGATCAGAATAAATATAGGCTAGTCTATTTGGGTTTTGGACTTGAAGGTATATCAGATTTAAATAAAAGAACTTCTGTTCTTCAAAAAAGTATTGATTGGTTGTTAAGTAATGAAACTACAACTTCAGTTGATTTAAATAACGAGTTAAAAAACTCTATCACATTGATTGGTCCTAACCCTGCAAATGACATTGTTGCATTTGATTTAAAATTACAAAATAATTCTGTTATAGATGTTCAAGTTCTTAATTCTATTGGTGAAATTGTAAAAATGTTACCAAGTAAAAATTATTCAAAAGGCGTTCATAATTTAATTATTGATGTTAACAATTTAAACTCTGGAGTTTATTCAGTTAACTTTCAAATAGGTAATAAAAATATAAACGAACATTTTGTAATTAATAAATAA